In the genome of Thermoproteus tenax Kra 1, the window ATCTTTAAAAATGGAATTCCGAAATGACTTCCATGAAGAAAGTAGTAATCATAGGGGGCGGGATAGCGGGTATGACAGTAGCAAAGACGTTGATCGAGGGCAAAGCGAATGTGGAGATAACAGTGCTCAACTCTTCGCCGCACTACTTCTCGGGGCCTAGCAGGCCTCTGTTGCTCACGGGCGAGCAAAGCCTGGACAGAATAGTCAGAGGCTATGAGGAGGCCATGGTCCGCGGCGTTAGGGTTATAACTGGGACTGTGTTCTCGATAGACCCAGATAATAGAAAGGTGAAGTACGTTGGAGGATATGCCTCAAGCGGGGGAACGGGCGAGCTCGCCTACGACTATCTAGTGGTAGCGCCGGGCGTTGTGTTGGATGGCTCCAACATAGTGGGCTACGATAAATACAGACACAAAGTGGCCAATGTCTACGACCCCGGCAGAGTGCATGTGTTGAAAAATAGAGTGTGGAGCGCGGAAAGAGGGCGCATTGTAGTCTATGCCCCCAAGGCGCCCTACCGTTGTGCGCCTGCGCCGACCGAGACGGCGCTGTTGATAGATGCTGTGCTCCGCAATAGGGGAGTTCGCAACAGGTTTGAGATTATACATATAGATGCCAACGACAAGACTCAGCCGCCAGTTATAGCAGATGTAGTATCCCAGATCTACCAAAACCAGGGAATACAGCTGGTGACCAACCAAGAGATCGTCGAAATAACGGATACCGAGGTAGTGACTAAGTCTGGGGAGAGGTACAAATACGACATATTGGCCCTGTTAGAGCCTAACAGAGCCCCTAAGTTCATCGAAGAGGCCGGCCTCGGCAAAGCCTTCGTAGACGTGAGGGGACCTCAAGATCTGAGACATCCAAAATACGACGACATACTTGCTGCGGGCGATGCAGCGGCTTTGCCGTTCCCCAAGAACCAGGAGATAGCCTTTGAGAGCGCTCTATTCGCCGCTAACAAGATACTCGAGATGGAGGGCTCCGCCTATAGGGCATCGGTCCAGTACGCCTTCGTTGGATGGGCTTACGTGGGCAACCCCGAGGGAAGGCTCGAGACCCTCTCGGTGAGATTCGGCCTGGACTTCACCAGCCAACCGCCGAAGCCGACCAAGGACCCACAACCTAAGAGAGAATATACGGCCGCCAAGGACTCTTGGGAGCAGAGCTATTTAGCCAACCTTTTCGGCTATAAGTAGGACTTTTCCCTCCACGATAGAGTATAGACAGCATCGCAAGGGCTCTTTTATGGCGTTCGAGCTTTCTCTGGACTCTGGCGCGATCTGCAGAAACGCCTCCCAGGCGACTGTTAGTTAAGGATAACGGCATAAATAGCGGCACTTTCTCTCCCTAGTGCACGGAGGCTCCTCTTGGGCTACGCCCAATCCTTTGGATTTCAGCGATAACCTCAACCCTTTGGGCCCTCCCCGGGCTCTGCTCGACCTAATCGCGGAGGCGGTGGAGAGGGGAGTCCACTTATGGTTCCCAGCACACTTGGCCGAAGAGACTCTATCTCAATACGAGGGCGTCGAAGTCACCGCGTTCAACGGGGCCACGGAGGCTCTGCTCGCCGTCCTCGTCTCGTTGAGGCCCAAGCGCTTGCTCCTTCCGTGGCCCACCTACGGCGATTACGAAAGGATCGGCCGCCATATAGGCGTTGACGTAGTGAAGGGCCCTCTATCCAGCTTAGTGGAGACGGCGGGCAACGGCGATGTCTTGATATTGTGTAACCCCAACAATCCTACCGGCAACCTAATGAGGCGCGACGAGCTCCTCGATCTGGACAGAGCCCTTAGGGCCCGGGGGGCCTACTTAGTCGTCGATGAGTCTTTCATCGACTTCGTTAAGGCCGAGAGCGCCGCGCCCGATGTACTCGTCGTTAAGTCCTATGGGAAGATACTGGCCGTGCCCGGCCTAAGAATAGGCGCCGCGCTCGGCCGCATCAAGGGCGAGGTCAAGGCCCCCTGGCGCCTCAACTCGGTGGCCGACTACGCCCTATTTCATCTGGGCTCCGATGCGCTTAAACGACACAGAGAGGCCACTCGCGCCTATGTAGCCTCAGAGGCGCCTAGAGTTATGAGCCGGCTCGCCGCATGCGCCGAGGTTCACAGCTCAGCCCTCCACTTCTTTGTGGCGAAGCTCTCCGCCGAGCCCAGAGTTAAGGTTAGACCGCTCGACGATTTGGGTATGCGCGGATACTACAGGATCTCTATAAAAGATAGGGAGAAGAACGAAGTCTTGATAAAATCGATATGCGCTGCCTCAGAGCGTTAGTGAGCTTCTTTACAATTTTCCCTGTCAAAGCTGAGCTGGACTTCTCTTGCGCTTGGGCTCTGCCCTACGTAGTTGCCCCTCTCACGGGCGGGCTTGCCGCCTTGGCATTTTTCTATTTAGGCCCTCTGCCCTCCTACCTCCTCCTACTCTTGCTCACGGGCCTCAATCACTTAGATGGGCTCGCCGATACGGCAGACGCCCTGATGGTGCGCGAGAGATCGAGGGCTAGGCAAGTTCTTGAAGATCCGAGGAGGGGCACTGCCGGCATCTTCGCAGTTGTGGCATCTGTGGCGTTGGCATTATTCTATCTTAAGAGCCCCTGGCAACTGCTCTTCGCAGAGCTCTTCTCTAAGGCCGTCACAGTGATCCTAGCCTCGTTCTCCCGGCCATTCAAGGAGGGCCTCGGCTCGACCTTCATAGGCTCAGTGAAACGCAAGTGGCCTCTCGCTGTCCCCGCCCTCGCCGTAGTCTCCATTGAGTACCCGTGGGCCACTCTATGCTCCACGGCGCTTTCGTTGTTCTTCTACTATATAGCGTATAAACACTTGGGCGGCGCAAACGGAGATGTGCTCGGCTATCTGTTGGAGCTGAGCAGAGTGTTCTTTATAGTCTCTAGCGCTCGACTTTAGCTATCTTGCCCTCTATGGTC includes:
- a CDS encoding NAD(P)/FAD-dependent oxidoreductase, with product MKKVVIIGGGIAGMTVAKTLIEGKANVEITVLNSSPHYFSGPSRPLLLTGEQSLDRIVRGYEEAMVRGVRVITGTVFSIDPDNRKVKYVGGYASSGGTGELAYDYLVVAPGVVLDGSNIVGYDKYRHKVANVYDPGRVHVLKNRVWSAERGRIVVYAPKAPYRCAPAPTETALLIDAVLRNRGVRNRFEIIHIDANDKTQPPVIADVVSQIYQNQGIQLVTNQEIVEITDTEVVTKSGERYKYDILALLEPNRAPKFIEEAGLGKAFVDVRGPQDLRHPKYDDILAAGDAAALPFPKNQEIAFESALFAANKILEMEGSAYRASVQYAFVGWAYVGNPEGRLETLSVRFGLDFTSQPPKPTKDPQPKREYTAAKDSWEQSYLANLFGYK
- a CDS encoding aminotransferase class I/II-fold pyridoxal phosphate-dependent enzyme yields the protein MHGGSSWATPNPLDFSDNLNPLGPPRALLDLIAEAVERGVHLWFPAHLAEETLSQYEGVEVTAFNGATEALLAVLVSLRPKRLLLPWPTYGDYERIGRHIGVDVVKGPLSSLVETAGNGDVLILCNPNNPTGNLMRRDELLDLDRALRARGAYLVVDESFIDFVKAESAAPDVLVVKSYGKILAVPGLRIGAALGRIKGEVKAPWRLNSVADYALFHLGSDALKRHREATRAYVASEAPRVMSRLAACAEVHSSALHFFVAKLSAEPRVKVRPLDDLGMRGYYRISIKDREKNEVLIKSICAASER
- the cobS gene encoding adenosylcobinamide-GDP ribazoletransferase, encoding MRCLRALVSFFTIFPVKAELDFSCAWALPYVVAPLTGGLAALAFFYLGPLPSYLLLLLLTGLNHLDGLADTADALMVRERSRARQVLEDPRRGTAGIFAVVASVALALFYLKSPWQLLFAELFSKAVTVILASFSRPFKEGLGSTFIGSVKRKWPLAVPALAVVSIEYPWATLCSTALSLFFYYIAYKHLGGANGDVLGYLLELSRVFFIVSSARL